The following coding sequences are from one Triticum aestivum cultivar Chinese Spring chromosome 5A, IWGSC CS RefSeq v2.1, whole genome shotgun sequence window:
- the LOC123104652 gene encoding glucan endo-1,3-beta-glucosidase GV isoform X1, with the protein MALPKLLLLLFVGGALSLTFFSGSAEAGEVGVCYGMMGDNLPQPPAVVQLLKQHGITMVRLYDADAGGLRALANTGIKVGVSLPNDNIPDAASSMSYAVRWVQSNVQAYPGTWIDSVAVGNEVFHQAPWLTHQLLPAMKNIQAALAGAGLGDAVKVVTPIALDALKVPSFPPSVGEFRDDIAWSVMRPMVDFLEQTGSYLTFNIYPYFAYKYDSHVDPDFAFFRPNNGQHDPGTGLTYFNLFDAMVDAVFHAVEKLGNSGEHTHGNGRTRRRVASLMRVPESGAPGGKGKTGVASNSKLDGSASTENAQAYNSNLIRKVLSGAGTPYNPDADISVYIFSLFNENLKPGDDDERNFGLFYPNGTQVYDVNFTRPGPGPGPGGPSWCVANAAVGDRRLQDALDYACGNGADCSGIQAGGWCFEPNTRVAHASYAFNDYYQRNGRSVQSCDFGGCGSVVYQQPSFGNCVLPQWRNGLKRLGGGPNTGPPYVHLAQG; encoded by the exons ATGGCACTCCCTAAGCTCCTCCTGCTTCTCTTCGTCGGCGGTGCACTGTCACTCACCTTCTTCTCCGGTTCAG CAGAGGCCGGCGAGGTGGGCGTGTGCTACGGGATGATGGGCGACAACCTGCCGCAGCCGCCGGCGGTGGTGCAGCTGCTGAAGCAGCACGGCATCACGATGGTGAGGCTGTACGACGCCGACGCCGGAGGGCTGCGCGCGCTGGCCAACACCGGCATCAAGGTGGGGGTGTCCCTGCCCAACGACAACATACCGGACGCGGCGAGCAGCATGTCGTACGCGGTGCGGTGGGTGCAGAGCAACGTGCAGGCGTACCCGGGCACGTGGATCGACAGCGTGGCCGTCGGGAACGAGGTGTTCCACCAGGCGCCATGGCTGACCCACCAGCTCCTCCCGGCCATGAAGAACATCCAGGCGGCGCTGGCCGGGGCCGGCCTGGGCGACGCGGTGAAGGTGGTGACGCCGATCGCGCTGGACGCGCTCAAGGTGCCGTCGTTCCCGCCGTCCGTGGGCGAGTTCCGGGACGACATCGCGTGGTCGGTGATGCGGCCCATGGTGGATTTCCTGGAGCAGACCGGCTCCTACCTCACCTTCAACATCTACCCCTACTTCGCCTACAAGTACGATTCTCACGTCGACCCCGACTTCGCCTTCTTCCGCCCCAACAACGGCCAGCACGACCCGGGCACCGGCCTCACCTACTTCAACCTGTTCGACGCCATGGTCGACGCCGTGTTCCATGCCGTGGAGAAGCTGGGCAACTCCGGCGAGCATACTCATGGTAATGGCAGGACGCGTCGACGTGTTGCCTCGTTGATGAGGGTTCCAGAGTCGGGTGCCCCGGGCGGCAAAGGCAAAACGGGGGTGGCCTCGAACTCGAAGCTGGACGGCTCGGCTTCGACGGAGAACGCCCAGGCGTACAACTCCAACCTCATCCGCAAGGTCCTGAGCGGCGCCGGCACGCCGTACAACCCCGACGCGGACATCTCCGTCTACATCTTCTCCCTCTTCAACGAGAACCTCAAGCCGGGCGACGACGACGAGCGCAACTTCGGCCTCTTCTACCCCAACGGCACGCAGGTGTACGACGTGAACTTCACCCGCCCCGGCCCCGGCCCCGGCCCCGGGGGGCCAAGCTGGTGCGTGGCGAACGCGGCGGTCGGGGACCGGAGGCTCCAGGACGCGCTGGACTACGCGTGCGGGAACGGGGCGGACTGCAGCGGCATCCAGGCCGGCGGGTGGTGCTTCGAGCCCAACACCAGGGTCGCGCACGCCTCATACGCGTTCAACGACTACTACCAGCGCAACGGCCGGTCCGTCCAGTCGTGTGACTTCGGCGGCTGCGGCTCCGTCGTCTACCAGCAGCCAA GCTTCGGCAACTGCGTGCTGCCACAATGGCGTAATGGACTCAAGAGGTTGGGAGGAGGACCAAACACGGGGCCGCCCTACGTGCACCTCGCTCAGGGATAG
- the LOC123104652 gene encoding glucan endo-1,3-beta-glucosidase GV isoform X2 — protein sequence MALPKLLLLLFVGGALSLTFFSGSEAGEVGVCYGMMGDNLPQPPAVVQLLKQHGITMVRLYDADAGGLRALANTGIKVGVSLPNDNIPDAASSMSYAVRWVQSNVQAYPGTWIDSVAVGNEVFHQAPWLTHQLLPAMKNIQAALAGAGLGDAVKVVTPIALDALKVPSFPPSVGEFRDDIAWSVMRPMVDFLEQTGSYLTFNIYPYFAYKYDSHVDPDFAFFRPNNGQHDPGTGLTYFNLFDAMVDAVFHAVEKLGNSGEHTHGNGRTRRRVASLMRVPESGAPGGKGKTGVASNSKLDGSASTENAQAYNSNLIRKVLSGAGTPYNPDADISVYIFSLFNENLKPGDDDERNFGLFYPNGTQVYDVNFTRPGPGPGPGGPSWCVANAAVGDRRLQDALDYACGNGADCSGIQAGGWCFEPNTRVAHASYAFNDYYQRNGRSVQSCDFGGCGSVVYQQPSFGNCVLPQWRNGLKRLGGGPNTGPPYVHLAQG from the exons ATGGCACTCCCTAAGCTCCTCCTGCTTCTCTTCGTCGGCGGTGCACTGTCACTCACCTTCTTCTCCGGTTCAG AGGCCGGCGAGGTGGGCGTGTGCTACGGGATGATGGGCGACAACCTGCCGCAGCCGCCGGCGGTGGTGCAGCTGCTGAAGCAGCACGGCATCACGATGGTGAGGCTGTACGACGCCGACGCCGGAGGGCTGCGCGCGCTGGCCAACACCGGCATCAAGGTGGGGGTGTCCCTGCCCAACGACAACATACCGGACGCGGCGAGCAGCATGTCGTACGCGGTGCGGTGGGTGCAGAGCAACGTGCAGGCGTACCCGGGCACGTGGATCGACAGCGTGGCCGTCGGGAACGAGGTGTTCCACCAGGCGCCATGGCTGACCCACCAGCTCCTCCCGGCCATGAAGAACATCCAGGCGGCGCTGGCCGGGGCCGGCCTGGGCGACGCGGTGAAGGTGGTGACGCCGATCGCGCTGGACGCGCTCAAGGTGCCGTCGTTCCCGCCGTCCGTGGGCGAGTTCCGGGACGACATCGCGTGGTCGGTGATGCGGCCCATGGTGGATTTCCTGGAGCAGACCGGCTCCTACCTCACCTTCAACATCTACCCCTACTTCGCCTACAAGTACGATTCTCACGTCGACCCCGACTTCGCCTTCTTCCGCCCCAACAACGGCCAGCACGACCCGGGCACCGGCCTCACCTACTTCAACCTGTTCGACGCCATGGTCGACGCCGTGTTCCATGCCGTGGAGAAGCTGGGCAACTCCGGCGAGCATACTCATGGTAATGGCAGGACGCGTCGACGTGTTGCCTCGTTGATGAGGGTTCCAGAGTCGGGTGCCCCGGGCGGCAAAGGCAAAACGGGGGTGGCCTCGAACTCGAAGCTGGACGGCTCGGCTTCGACGGAGAACGCCCAGGCGTACAACTCCAACCTCATCCGCAAGGTCCTGAGCGGCGCCGGCACGCCGTACAACCCCGACGCGGACATCTCCGTCTACATCTTCTCCCTCTTCAACGAGAACCTCAAGCCGGGCGACGACGACGAGCGCAACTTCGGCCTCTTCTACCCCAACGGCACGCAGGTGTACGACGTGAACTTCACCCGCCCCGGCCCCGGCCCCGGCCCCGGGGGGCCAAGCTGGTGCGTGGCGAACGCGGCGGTCGGGGACCGGAGGCTCCAGGACGCGCTGGACTACGCGTGCGGGAACGGGGCGGACTGCAGCGGCATCCAGGCCGGCGGGTGGTGCTTCGAGCCCAACACCAGGGTCGCGCACGCCTCATACGCGTTCAACGACTACTACCAGCGCAACGGCCGGTCCGTCCAGTCGTGTGACTTCGGCGGCTGCGGCTCCGTCGTCTACCAGCAGCCAA GCTTCGGCAACTGCGTGCTGCCACAATGGCGTAATGGACTCAAGAGGTTGGGAGGAGGACCAAACACGGGGCCGCCCTACGTGCACCTCGCTCAGGGATAG
- the LOC123104652 gene encoding glucan endo-1,3-beta-glucosidase GV isoform X3 — protein sequence MALPKLLLLLFVGGALSLTFFSEAGEVGVCYGMMGDNLPQPPAVVQLLKQHGITMVRLYDADAGGLRALANTGIKVGVSLPNDNIPDAASSMSYAVRWVQSNVQAYPGTWIDSVAVGNEVFHQAPWLTHQLLPAMKNIQAALAGAGLGDAVKVVTPIALDALKVPSFPPSVGEFRDDIAWSVMRPMVDFLEQTGSYLTFNIYPYFAYKYDSHVDPDFAFFRPNNGQHDPGTGLTYFNLFDAMVDAVFHAVEKLGNSGEHTHGNGRTRRRVASLMRVPESGAPGGKGKTGVASNSKLDGSASTENAQAYNSNLIRKVLSGAGTPYNPDADISVYIFSLFNENLKPGDDDERNFGLFYPNGTQVYDVNFTRPGPGPGPGGPSWCVANAAVGDRRLQDALDYACGNGADCSGIQAGGWCFEPNTRVAHASYAFNDYYQRNGRSVQSCDFGGCGSVVYQQPSFGNCVLPQWRNGLKRLGGGPNTGPPYVHLAQG from the exons ATGGCACTCCCTAAGCTCCTCCTGCTTCTCTTCGTCGGCGGTGCACTGTCACTCACCTTCTTCTCCG AGGCCGGCGAGGTGGGCGTGTGCTACGGGATGATGGGCGACAACCTGCCGCAGCCGCCGGCGGTGGTGCAGCTGCTGAAGCAGCACGGCATCACGATGGTGAGGCTGTACGACGCCGACGCCGGAGGGCTGCGCGCGCTGGCCAACACCGGCATCAAGGTGGGGGTGTCCCTGCCCAACGACAACATACCGGACGCGGCGAGCAGCATGTCGTACGCGGTGCGGTGGGTGCAGAGCAACGTGCAGGCGTACCCGGGCACGTGGATCGACAGCGTGGCCGTCGGGAACGAGGTGTTCCACCAGGCGCCATGGCTGACCCACCAGCTCCTCCCGGCCATGAAGAACATCCAGGCGGCGCTGGCCGGGGCCGGCCTGGGCGACGCGGTGAAGGTGGTGACGCCGATCGCGCTGGACGCGCTCAAGGTGCCGTCGTTCCCGCCGTCCGTGGGCGAGTTCCGGGACGACATCGCGTGGTCGGTGATGCGGCCCATGGTGGATTTCCTGGAGCAGACCGGCTCCTACCTCACCTTCAACATCTACCCCTACTTCGCCTACAAGTACGATTCTCACGTCGACCCCGACTTCGCCTTCTTCCGCCCCAACAACGGCCAGCACGACCCGGGCACCGGCCTCACCTACTTCAACCTGTTCGACGCCATGGTCGACGCCGTGTTCCATGCCGTGGAGAAGCTGGGCAACTCCGGCGAGCATACTCATGGTAATGGCAGGACGCGTCGACGTGTTGCCTCGTTGATGAGGGTTCCAGAGTCGGGTGCCCCGGGCGGCAAAGGCAAAACGGGGGTGGCCTCGAACTCGAAGCTGGACGGCTCGGCTTCGACGGAGAACGCCCAGGCGTACAACTCCAACCTCATCCGCAAGGTCCTGAGCGGCGCCGGCACGCCGTACAACCCCGACGCGGACATCTCCGTCTACATCTTCTCCCTCTTCAACGAGAACCTCAAGCCGGGCGACGACGACGAGCGCAACTTCGGCCTCTTCTACCCCAACGGCACGCAGGTGTACGACGTGAACTTCACCCGCCCCGGCCCCGGCCCCGGCCCCGGGGGGCCAAGCTGGTGCGTGGCGAACGCGGCGGTCGGGGACCGGAGGCTCCAGGACGCGCTGGACTACGCGTGCGGGAACGGGGCGGACTGCAGCGGCATCCAGGCCGGCGGGTGGTGCTTCGAGCCCAACACCAGGGTCGCGCACGCCTCATACGCGTTCAACGACTACTACCAGCGCAACGGCCGGTCCGTCCAGTCGTGTGACTTCGGCGGCTGCGGCTCCGTCGTCTACCAGCAGCCAA GCTTCGGCAACTGCGTGCTGCCACAATGGCGTAATGGACTCAAGAGGTTGGGAGGAGGACCAAACACGGGGCCGCCCTACGTGCACCTCGCTCAGGGATAG